The following are encoded in a window of Struthio camelus isolate bStrCam1 chromosome Z, bStrCam1.hap1, whole genome shotgun sequence genomic DNA:
- the LOC138064602 gene encoding PHD finger protein 7-like, producing the protein MKRKAPDSQEQACVLCRRAHASADICGPKHEKRGLCVHENCLFLASWLFQRGSREEGICGFLLVDIKWKIRSAAQKRCFACGERGAAIACQGKGCSRCFHLPCASEHGCVTQFFAPFRSFCWEHRPQQAVPARPQAETTCLICLEPVDDAPSYTTMVCPACKGAWFHRGCIRGQAVHAGFSCFRCPMCKNRRKFLPEMFKMGIPIPLRGPAWEEGGRYRDLYQRHSRCDASQCLYPRGREQAEPTGPWELLLCSSCASRGAHRRCLALGNGTASWECDECAGLGPAKFSGHGVTKAPFSLESSEKVCREGDFASLEQEAVRDHFGKVATRKSMGPAGIQP; encoded by the exons ATGAAGCGAAAGGCTCCCGActcgcaggagcagg catgCGTGCTGTGCCGCCGGGCACATGCCAGTGCCGACATCTGCGGGCCGAAGCATGAGAAAAGAGGGCTCTGCGTCCACGAGAACTGCCTG TTTCTCGCCAGCTGGCTGTTCCAGCgcgggagcagagaggaaggaatctGTGGGTTCCTGCTCGTGgatatcaaatggaaaataaggagTGCAGCGCAGAAG cgctgctttgcttgcggcgagcgcggggccgccatcgcctgccaggggaagggctgcagccgctgcttccACCTGCCCTGTGCCTCGGAGCACGGCTGCGTCACGCAGTTCTTTGCGCCCTTCCG gtccttctgctgGGAGCACCGCCCGCAGCAGGCAGTGCCGGCACGGCCCCAGGCAGAAACAACGTGCCTCATCTGCCTGGAGCCCGTGGACGACGCCCCCTCCTACACCACCATGGTGTGCCCGGCGTGCAAAGGGGCCTGGTTCCACCGGGGCTGCATCCGG ggacaggctgtgcaCGCCGGCTTTTCCTGCTTCCGGTGCCCGAtgtgtaaaaacagaagaaaatttctgccggaaatgtttaaaatggggATCCCAATCCCCCTCAG aggaccagcctgggaggaaggcGGGCGCTACCGCGATTTATACCAGCGGCACAGCCGCTGCGATGCCAGCCAGTGCCTTTACccgcgaggcagggagcaggcagagccaacGGG gccctgggagctgctgctgtgctcctcctgcgcctccagAGGGGCCCATCGGCGCTGCTTGGCCTTGGGAAACGGCACCGCAAGCTGGGAATGCGACGAgtgtgccggcctgggccccg CCAAGTTCTCGGGCCACGGAGTCACCAAGGCACCTTTCTCCTTGGAGAGCAGTGAGAAAGTCTGCAGAGAGGGAGACTTTGCCTCGCTGGAGCAGGAGGCGGTGAGGGATCACTTTGGCAAAGTGGCCAcccgcaagtccatgggccctgctggCATACAGCCATGA
- the LOC138064601 gene encoding PHD finger protein 7-like translates to MKRKAPDSQEQACVLCRRAHASADICGPKHEKRGLCVHENCLRCFACGERGAAIACQGEGLQPLLPPALCSEHGCVTQFFAPFRSFCWEHRPQQAVPARPQAETTCLICLEPVDDAPSYTTMVCPACKGAWFHRGCIRGQAVHAGFSCFRCPMCKNRRKFLPEMFKMGIPIPLRGPAWEEGGRYRDLYQRHSRCDASQCLYPRGREQAEPTGPWELLLCSSCASRGAHRRCLALGNGTASWECDECAGLGPAKFSGHGVTKAPFSLESSEKVCREGDFASLEQEAVRDHFGKVATRKSMGPAGIQP, encoded by the exons ATGAAGCGAAAGGCTCCCGActcgcaggagcagg catgCGTGCTGTGCCGCCGGGCACATGCCAGTGCCGACATCTGCGGGCCGAAGCATGAGAAAAGAGGGCTCTGCGTCCACGAGAACTGCCTG cgctgctttgcttgcggcgagcgcggggccgccatcgcctgccagggggaagggctgcagccgctgcttccACCTGCCCTGTGCTCGGAGCACGGCTGCGTCACGCAGTTCTTTGCGCCCTTCCG gtccttctgctgGGAGCACCGCCCGCAGCAGGCAGTGCCGGCACGGCCCCAGGCAGAAACAACGTGCCTCATCTGCCTGGAGCCCGTGGACGACGCCCCCTCCTACACCACCATGGTGTGCCCGGCGTGCAAAGGGGCCTGGTTCCACCGGGGCTGCATCCGG ggacaggctgtgcaCGCCGGCTTTTCCTGCTTCCGGTGCCCGAtgtgtaaaaacagaagaaaatttctgccggaaatgtttaaaatggggATCCCAATCCCCCTCAG aggaccagcctgggaggaaggcGGGCGCTACCGCGATTTATACCAGCGGCACAGCCGCTGCGATGCCAGCCAGTGCCTTTACccgcgaggcagggagcaggcagagccaacGGG gccctgggagctgctgctgtgctcctcctgcgcctccagAGGGGCCCATCGGCGCTGCTTGGCCTTGGGAAACGGCACCGCAAGCTGGGAATGCGACGAgtgtgccggcctgggccccg CCAAGTTCTCGGGCCACGGAGTCACCAAGGCACCTTTCTCCTTGGAGAGCAGTGAGAAAGTCTGCAGAGAGGGAGACTTTGCCTCGCTGGAGCAGGAGGCGGTGAGGGATCACTTTGGCAAAGTGGCCAcccgcaagtccatgggccctgctggCATACAGCCATGA
- the LOC138064600 gene encoding PHD finger protein 7-like, which translates to MKRKAPDSQEQACVLCRRAHASADICGPKHEKRGLCVHENCLFLASWLFQRGSREEGICGFLLVDIKWKIRSAAQKRCFACGERGAAIACQGKGCSRCFHLPCASEHGCVTQFFAPFRSFCWEHRPQQAVPARPQAETTCLICLEPVDDALSYTTMVCPACKGAWFHRGCIRGQAVHAGFSCFRCPMCKNRRKFLPEMFKMGIPIPLRGPAWEEGGRYRDLYQRHSRCDASQCLYPRGREQAEPTGPWELLLCSSCASRGAHRRCLALGNGTASWECDECAGLGPAKFSGHGVTKAPFSLESSEKVCREGDFASLEQEAVRDHFGKVATRKSMGPAGIQP; encoded by the exons catgCGTGCTGTGCCGCCGGGCACATGCCAGTGCCGACATCTGCGGGCCGAAGCATGAGAAAAGAGGGCTCTGCGTCCACGAGAACTGCCTG TTTCTCGCCAGCTGGCTGTTCCAGCgcgggagcagagaggaaggaatctGTGGGTTCCTGCTCGTGgatatcaaatggaaaataaggagTGCAGCGCAGAAG cgctgctttgcttgcggtgagcgcggggccgccatcgcctgccaggggaagggctgcagccgctgcttccACCTGCCCTGTGCCTCGGAGCACGGCTGCGTCACGCAGTTCTTTGCGCCCTTCCG gtccttctgctgGGAGCACCGCCCGCAGCAGGCAGTGCCGGCACGGCCCCAGGCAGAAACAACGTGCCTCATCTGCCTGGAGCCCGTGGACGACGCCCTCTCCTACACCACCATGGTGTGCCCGGCGTGCAAAGGGGCCTGGTTCCACCGGGGCTGCATCCGG ggacaggctgtgcaCGCCGGCTTTTCCTGCTTCCGGTGCCCGAtgtgtaaaaacagaagaaaatttctgccggaaatgtttaaaatggggATCCCAATCCCCCTCAG aggaccagcctgggaggaaggcGGGCGCTACCGCGATTTATACCAGCGGCACAGCCGCTGCGATGCCAGCCAGTGCCTTTACccgcgaggcagggagcaggcagagccaacGGG gccctgggagctgctgctgtgctcctcctgcgcctccagAGGGGCCCATCGGCGCTGCTTGGCCTTGGGAAACGGCACCGCAAGCTGGGAATGCGACGAgtgtgccggcctgggccccg CCAAGTTCTCGGGCCACGGAGTCACCAAGGCACCTTTCTCCTTGGAGAGCAGTGAGAAAGTCTGCAGAGAGGGAGACTTTGCCTCGCTGGAGCAGGAGGCGGTGAGGGATCACTTTGGCAAAGTGGCCAcccgcaagtccatgggccctgctggCATACAGCCATGA
- the LOC138064604 gene encoding PHD finger protein 7-like: MKRKAPDSQEQACVLCRRAHASADICGPKHEKRGLCVHENCLFLASWLFQRGSREEGICGFLLVDIKWKIRSAAQKRCFACGERGAAIACQGKGCSRCFHLPCASEHGCVTQFFAPFRSFCWEHRPQQAVPARPQAETTCLICLEPVDDAPSYTTMVCPACKGAWFHRGCIRGQAVHAGFSCFRCPMCKNRRKFLPEMFKMGIPIPLRGPAWEEGGRYRDLYQRHSRCDASQCLYPRGREQAEPTGPWELLLCSSCASRGAHRRCLALGNGTASWECDECAGLGPAKFSGHGVTKAPFSLESSEKVCREGDFASLEQEAVRDHFGKVATRKSMGPAGIQP; encoded by the exons ATGAAGCGAAAGGCTCCCGActcgcaggagcagg catgCGTGCTGTGCCGCCGGGCACATGCCAGTGCCGACATCTGCGGGCCGAAGCATGAGAAAAGAGGGCTCTGCGTCCACGAGAACTGCCTG TTTCTCGCCAGCTGGCTGTTCCAGCgcgggagcagagaggaaggaatctGTGGGTTCCTGCTCGTGgatatcaaatggaaaataaggagTGCAGCGCAGAAG cgctgctttgcttgcggtgagcgcggggccgccatcgcctgccaggggaagggctgcagccgctgcttccACCTGCCCTGTGCCTCGGAGCACGGCTGCGTCACGCAGTTCTTTGCGCCCTTCCG gtccttctgctgGGAGCACCGCCCGCAGCAGGCAGTGCCGGCACGGCCCCAGGCAGAAACAACGTGCCTCATCTGCCTGGAGCCCGTGGACGACGCCCCCTCCTACACCACCATGGTGTGCCCGGCGTGCAAAGGGGCCTGGTTCCACCGGGGCTGCATCCGG ggacaggctgtgcaCGCCGGCTTTTCCTGCTTCCGGTGCCCGAtgtgtaaaaacagaagaaaatttctgccggaaatgtttaaaatggggATCCCAATCCCCCTCAG aggaccagcctgggaggaaggcGGGCGCTACCGCGATTTATACCAGCGGCACAGCCGCTGCGATGCCAGCCAGTGCCTTTACccgcgaggcagggagcaggcagagccaacGGG gccctgggagctgctgctgtgctcctcctgcgcctccagAGGGGCCCATCGGCGCTGCTTGGCCTTGGGAAACGGCACCGCAAGCTGGGAATGCGACGAgtgtgccggcctgggccccg CCAAGTTCTCGGGCCACGGAGTCACCAAGGCACCTTTCTCCTTGGAGAGCAGTGAGAAAGTCTGCAGAGAGGGAGACTTTGCCTCGCTGGAGCAGGAGGCGGTGAGGGATCACTTTGGCAAAGTGGCCAcccgcaagtccatgggccctgctggCATACAGCCATGA